A genomic stretch from Bacillus sp. N1-1 includes:
- a CDS encoding cyclase family protein, which produces MKMYDVSAPIFNGMAVYKNKEEKQPEINTTTNGHVTESRLSLDVHTGTHVDAPLHMMNDGATFESINQEDLVGKAKVIDVTDVKGAISDKDIESEDIQEGDFILFKSQNSFEEEFNFDFVFVGEDAARYLAERNIRGVGVDGLGIERSQPEHPTHRSLFEKDVIIMEGLRLKDVAAGEYFMVAAPLKLQGTDASPARVLLFEGLKEA; this is translated from the coding sequence ATGAAAATGTATGATGTAAGTGCACCAATTTTTAATGGAATGGCTGTTTATAAGAACAAAGAAGAAAAACAACCTGAAATCAACACGACGACAAATGGACATGTAACAGAGTCTCGCCTTTCTCTCGATGTACATACGGGCACTCACGTAGATGCACCGCTTCATATGATGAATGATGGAGCAACGTTTGAATCGATTAATCAAGAAGATCTAGTTGGTAAAGCCAAAGTAATTGACGTAACAGATGTAAAAGGCGCTATCTCTGACAAGGATATTGAATCGGAAGACATTCAAGAAGGAGACTTTATCCTTTTCAAATCTCAAAACTCTTTCGAAGAAGAATTTAATTTTGACTTTGTTTTTGTAGGTGAAGACGCTGCACGCTATCTTGCAGAGCGAAACATTCGCGGAGTTGGCGTAGACGGCCTTGGTATCGAACGTAGCCAGCCTGAGCACCCTACACACCGCTCTTTATTTGAGAAGGATGTTATCATCATGGAAGGCTTACGCCTAAAAGACGTGGCAGCTGGAGAATACTTCATGGTTGCTGCACCTTTAAAACTTCAGGGAACAGATGCATCACCCGCTCGCGTTTTATTATTCGAAGGATTAAAAGAAGCATAA
- the zwf gene encoding glucose-6-phosphate dehydrogenase codes for MNQPSKQASVIVIFGATGDLAKRKLFPSLYNLYCKGVLAEDFAVVGVARRQLTNEEFRSNVHDSVIHTACMDKDDKHEEFSSHFFYQPFDVTKKESYQELNELTQSLDEKFNIPGNRIFYMAMAPEFFGTIALNLDSEGLTNGDGFNRLVIEKPFGHNFPSAQKLNDEIRQVFSEDEVYRIDHYLGKEMVQNIEAIRFANSMFEPLWNSRHISNIQITSSETVGVETRGGYYEKSGALRDMVQNHVLQMVSLLAMEPPVSLSTEEIRGEKVKVLRALRAVKPEEVNDYFVRGQYKQGEVNGETLPGYREEDNVDEESNTETFVAAKLMIDNFRWAGVPFYIRTGKRMTNKSTKILVEFKDLPMNLYKNESGKLGPNILVIHIQPEEGITLHLNAKDTGDMRKTTPIQLTFNNHQENNMNSPEAYERLLHDVMRGDATNFARWDEVALSWQFIDPISVTWANEKEKEFPNYPAGSMGPKAADELLEKDNLHWWPLPKE; via the coding sequence ATGAATCAACCATCAAAACAGGCTTCTGTTATCGTTATATTCGGTGCAACAGGAGATCTTGCCAAACGCAAGCTATTCCCATCACTGTATAACCTCTATTGTAAAGGTGTACTTGCTGAGGATTTCGCTGTAGTGGGAGTAGCAAGAAGACAGCTTACCAACGAAGAATTCCGTTCAAATGTTCATGATTCTGTTATACATACAGCATGCATGGATAAAGATGACAAGCACGAGGAATTTAGCAGTCATTTCTTCTACCAACCATTTGATGTTACAAAGAAAGAATCTTACCAGGAATTAAATGAATTAACACAATCACTCGATGAGAAGTTTAATATTCCAGGAAATCGCATTTTTTATATGGCGATGGCTCCGGAATTCTTTGGAACAATTGCACTAAATCTAGATTCTGAAGGTTTAACAAATGGAGACGGCTTTAATCGTCTTGTTATTGAAAAACCTTTTGGCCACAATTTCCCATCAGCTCAAAAGCTGAATGATGAAATTCGTCAAGTCTTCTCTGAAGATGAAGTTTACCGTATTGATCACTACTTAGGAAAAGAAATGGTGCAAAATATCGAAGCCATTCGTTTCGCCAATTCCATGTTTGAACCACTATGGAACAGTCGCCACATATCAAATATCCAAATTACCTCTAGCGAAACTGTCGGTGTTGAAACACGTGGAGGATATTACGAAAAGTCTGGTGCCCTTCGTGACATGGTTCAAAATCACGTGCTTCAAATGGTTTCACTTCTAGCGATGGAACCGCCTGTTAGCCTTTCAACAGAAGAGATTCGCGGTGAGAAGGTGAAAGTACTTCGCGCGCTTCGTGCTGTTAAACCGGAAGAAGTAAACGACTACTTCGTTCGTGGTCAATACAAGCAAGGCGAAGTAAATGGAGAAACATTACCAGGCTATCGTGAAGAAGATAATGTGGATGAAGAATCAAATACGGAAACATTTGTTGCGGCAAAACTGATGATTGATAATTTCCGCTGGGCAGGTGTACCGTTCTATATTCGTACGGGTAAACGTATGACAAATAAGTCCACTAAAATACTAGTTGAGTTTAAAGACTTGCCAATGAATCTTTATAAAAATGAAAGTGGTAAACTTGGACCGAATATTCTCGTTATCCACATTCAACCTGAAGAAGGCATCACCCTTCACTTGAATGCGAAGGATACAGGAGATATGCGTAAAACAACGCCAATTCAGTTAACCTTCAATAACCATCAAGAAAACAATATGAACTCACCAGAAGCGTATGAACGCCTCCTACACGACGTGATGCGCGGTGATGCTACGAACTTTGCACGTTGGGATGAAGTCGCTCTCTCATGGCAGTTCATTGACCCGATTTCGGTCACATGGGCAAATGAGAAGGAAAAAGAATTCCCGAACTATCCAGCAGGTTCAATGGGACCAAAAGCTGCAGATGAGCTTCTAGAAAAAGACAACCTCCACTGGTGGCCTTTACCTAAAGAGTAA